A genome region from Pseudomonadota bacterium includes the following:
- the hutH gene encoding histidine ammonia-lyase codes for MAAESLCVGDHSLTVSDVARVARDGVRVELGPACFERVRRSRRFIEEWLASGRTAYGVNTGFGSLASVRISPRDISDLQRNLVRSHCAGVGEPMPEEKVRAMLLLRASALAQGYSGVRLEVIQALIDLLNHRLHPVVPQQGSVGASGDLSPLAHLSLALIGEGEIFCEGRRMSAARALKRAGLAPLQLGAKEGLALINGTQAMTAYGALAMHDMDVALRTADVVAAMSLEALMGTDSVMHARLHDVRRQPGQAAVAAHMREILADSPLIQGHKDCSQVQDAYSLRCIPQVHGAARDVHRYAEDAIERELCAATDNPLVFPEEGLIISGGNFHGAPVALAMDSAAIGLTYIANISERRTYRLLDPALSGLPPFLSRGSGLHSGLMISQYTAAALASENKVLAHPSSVDTIPTSAGQEDHVSMGMTSARKLARLVEHTFTILGIEAMCAAQALDFRNPPAFGRGTRAAYETVRAHVRPLESDRVLCDDIQTVGRLVSAGTLLSTVEAAIGAPG; via the coding sequence ATGGCGGCTGAGTCGCTCTGCGTCGGGGATCACAGCCTGACGGTCTCCGATGTGGCCCGGGTGGCCCGTGATGGGGTGCGGGTCGAGCTCGGCCCCGCGTGCTTCGAGCGGGTGCGGCGCTCGCGGCGGTTCATCGAGGAATGGCTCGCCAGCGGTCGTACGGCCTACGGGGTCAACACGGGCTTCGGGTCGCTCGCTTCGGTGCGCATCTCTCCACGCGACATCAGTGATCTGCAGCGCAACCTCGTTCGGAGCCACTGCGCGGGAGTAGGGGAGCCCATGCCCGAGGAGAAGGTGCGCGCCATGCTCCTCCTGCGGGCGTCGGCGCTCGCGCAGGGCTACTCCGGCGTTCGTCTCGAGGTGATTCAAGCGCTGATCGACCTGCTCAACCATCGCCTGCATCCGGTGGTGCCGCAGCAGGGCTCGGTGGGGGCAAGCGGAGATCTCTCTCCTCTCGCGCACCTGTCGCTGGCGCTCATCGGAGAGGGCGAGATCTTCTGCGAGGGACGCCGCATGAGCGCGGCGCGGGCGCTCAAGCGGGCGGGTCTCGCGCCGCTGCAGCTCGGGGCGAAGGAGGGCCTGGCCCTCATCAACGGCACCCAGGCAATGACCGCGTACGGCGCTCTCGCCATGCACGACATGGACGTTGCGCTGCGCACCGCCGACGTCGTGGCGGCCATGTCGCTCGAGGCGCTCATGGGCACCGACTCGGTCATGCACGCGCGCCTCCACGACGTTCGCCGTCAGCCCGGACAGGCCGCGGTGGCCGCGCACATGCGCGAGATCCTGGCCGACAGCCCGCTGATCCAGGGGCACAAGGACTGCTCGCAGGTGCAAGACGCCTATTCCCTGCGCTGCATCCCGCAGGTTCACGGGGCGGCTCGCGACGTGCACCGCTATGCTGAAGACGCCATCGAGCGCGAGCTGTGCGCCGCCACCGACAACCCGCTCGTGTTCCCGGAGGAGGGGCTCATCATCAGCGGTGGCAACTTCCATGGCGCGCCCGTGGCGCTGGCGATGGACAGCGCCGCCATCGGGCTCACCTACATCGCCAACATCTCCGAGCGGCGCACCTATCGTCTGCTCGATCCCGCGCTGAGCGGCCTGCCCCCGTTCCTCTCTCGGGGCAGCGGGCTTCACTCGGGCCTCATGATCAGCCAGTACACCGCGGCCGCCCTGGCGTCCGAGAACAAGGTGCTGGCCCACCCGTCGAGCGTCGACACGATTCCCACCTCGGCAGGGCAGGAAGACCACGTGAGCATGGGCATGACCTCGGCGCGCAAGCTGGCGCGCCTGGTCGAGCACACCTTCACCATTCTCGGCATCGAGGCCATGTGCGCCGCGCAGGCCCTCGACTTCCGCAATCCACCGGCGTTCGGGCGGGGTACCCGGGCAGCCTACGAGACCGTGCGGGCACACGTTCGCCCGCTCGAGTCGGATCGGGTGCTCTGCGACGACATCCAGACCGTCGGAAGGCTGGTGTCTGCGGGCACGCTCCTGTCGACGGTGGAGGCGGCCATCGGCGCGCCGGGCTGA
- a CDS encoding GNAT family N-acetyltransferase — protein sequence MGFTIRAARVEDLPKVVDLAVDAVSHSVSPFREIPPTEVQEFRRRDLLALNDAIHQPHVGIFMAEEEGSGRFLGHVVIVCGYTESSTGESQGWIFDLAVVPDAWSHGVGQALMRRAEDFSRSRGFKYIGLGVTTANERAVRFYERMGYAEERKRMIKILDLEAPSHGG from the coding sequence ATGGGCTTCACCATTCGCGCGGCTCGCGTCGAGGATCTGCCCAAGGTTGTAGATCTGGCGGTAGATGCTGTCTCGCACAGCGTCTCTCCGTTTCGTGAGATACCCCCCACCGAGGTGCAGGAGTTCCGTCGCCGCGACCTGCTGGCGCTCAACGACGCCATCCATCAGCCTCACGTGGGCATCTTCATGGCAGAGGAGGAGGGGAGCGGCCGCTTCCTGGGCCATGTGGTCATCGTCTGCGGCTACACTGAGTCGTCGACGGGCGAGTCGCAGGGCTGGATCTTCGACCTCGCGGTGGTTCCCGACGCGTGGAGCCACGGGGTGGGGCAGGCGCTCATGCGCCGCGCGGAAGACTTCTCGCGCTCGCGCGGATTCAAGTACATCGGCCTGGGTGTCACCACGGCGAACGAGCGCGCCGTGCGCTTCTACGAGCGCATGGGGTACGCCGAGGAGCGCAAGCGCATGATCAAGATCCTTGACCTCGAAGCGCCGAGCCATGGCGGCTGA
- a CDS encoding zinc ribbon domain-containing protein, producing MPIYDFRCAACEITFEQFCRTVADATSVVCADCGGAVSRRFSPFRLGGFAPGPIDGDTTERSESKSGCSSCATQACSTCSVL from the coding sequence ATGCCCATCTATGACTTCCGATGCGCGGCGTGCGAGATCACGTTCGAGCAGTTCTGCCGCACGGTGGCCGACGCAACCAGCGTTGTCTGCGCTGATTGCGGCGGTGCCGTCTCTCGGCGCTTCTCCCCCTTCCGGCTCGGAGGCTTTGCCCCCGGCCCCATCGACGGCGACACCACCGAGCGCTCAGAGTCGAAGAGCGGGTGCTCGTCGTGCGCGACCCAGGCCTGCTCGACCTGCAGCGTGCTCTGA
- a CDS encoding glycine dehydrogenase subunit 2 yields the protein MQFAEPLIFEIGVPGRRGVAPPPDDTPEVSLSDLEQAGLTTASVPALPEVSELDLLRHFTRLSHLNFCIETHFYPLGSCTMKYNPKVNERVARLPGFAWLHPNQPEEDAQGALQLMAMLECALCGVAGMDRFTLQPAAGAHGEMTALLMVRAYFKKKGQPRNKVIIPDSAHGTNPSSARLAGFDVVTVKSDDRGNVDFDALDKVVDEHTACMMLTNPSTLGVFEENIVRISKRLREVGALLYYDGANLNALMGKARPGDMGFDLVHINLHKTFSTPHGGGGPGSGPVGARGELVDFLPSPLVTTEGGRAHLVDAPHTIGRVRSFNGNFGMLARAYAYIRAYGPDGLRKVSENAVLNANYVLAKVRGAYDLAFDRRAMHEFVLTGKRQKKQGVRALDIAKKLLDYGFHAPTVYFPLIVEEAIMIEPTETESRQTLDAFAEALVDIAHRAADSPESVVGAPRTLPVRRLDEVTAARNPVLKWAPTEGVTAPA from the coding sequence ATGCAGTTCGCTGAACCCCTGATCTTTGAAATCGGCGTCCCGGGACGCCGCGGCGTGGCGCCGCCTCCCGACGACACCCCCGAGGTGTCGCTGAGCGACCTCGAGCAGGCGGGCCTCACGACCGCGAGCGTGCCCGCGCTGCCGGAGGTGTCGGAGCTCGATCTGCTCCGCCACTTCACGCGTCTGTCGCACCTCAACTTCTGCATCGAGACCCACTTCTATCCGTTGGGCTCGTGCACCATGAAGTACAACCCCAAGGTGAACGAGCGCGTGGCGCGCCTGCCGGGGTTTGCCTGGCTGCACCCCAACCAGCCGGAAGAAGACGCCCAGGGCGCGTTGCAGCTCATGGCCATGCTCGAGTGCGCCCTGTGCGGCGTGGCCGGCATGGACCGCTTCACGCTGCAACCCGCCGCGGGTGCGCACGGCGAGATGACCGCCCTGCTCATGGTGCGGGCCTACTTCAAGAAGAAGGGGCAGCCGCGCAACAAGGTCATCATCCCTGACTCGGCGCACGGCACCAACCCGTCGAGTGCGCGCCTGGCCGGCTTCGACGTGGTGACCGTGAAGTCAGACGACCGTGGGAACGTTGATTTCGACGCCCTCGACAAGGTCGTCGACGAGCACACCGCGTGCATGATGCTCACCAATCCGAGCACGCTCGGGGTGTTCGAAGAGAACATCGTGCGCATCTCGAAGCGCCTGCGTGAGGTGGGCGCGCTGCTGTACTACGATGGGGCCAATCTCAATGCGCTCATGGGCAAGGCCCGTCCGGGCGACATGGGCTTCGACCTGGTGCACATCAACCTGCACAAGACCTTCAGCACGCCGCATGGCGGCGGTGGCCCCGGCTCCGGACCCGTGGGGGCCCGAGGCGAGCTCGTCGACTTCCTGCCCAGCCCCCTCGTCACCACCGAGGGCGGTCGCGCCCATCTCGTCGATGCGCCGCACACCATCGGACGGGTGCGGTCGTTCAATGGCAACTTCGGCATGCTCGCCCGCGCCTACGCCTACATCCGCGCCTACGGTCCGGACGGGCTGCGCAAGGTGAGCGAGAACGCCGTGCTCAACGCCAACTATGTGCTCGCGAAGGTACGTGGCGCATACGATCTGGCGTTTGATCGTCGCGCCATGCACGAGTTCGTGCTCACCGGCAAGCGCCAGAAGAAGCAGGGCGTTCGTGCCCTCGACATCGCCAAGAAGCTGCTCGACTACGGCTTTCACGCGCCCACGGTGTACTTCCCCCTCATCGTCGAGGAAGCCATCATGATCGAGCCGACCGAGACCGAGTCGCGTCAGACCCTCGACGCCTTCGCCGAGGCCCTGGTCGACATCGCGCATCGCGCGGCGGACAGCCCCGAGAGCGTCGTGGGGGCGCCCCGCACCCTGCCGGTGCGACGTCTCGACGAGGTGACCGCGGCGCGCAACCCGGTGCTCAAGTGGGCGCCGACGGAGGGCGTCACGGCGCCGGCGTGA